A region of Periplaneta americana isolate PAMFEO1 chromosome 16, P.americana_PAMFEO1_priV1, whole genome shotgun sequence DNA encodes the following proteins:
- the LOC138691921 gene encoding zinc finger protein 678-like isoform X1, protein MDVIKMEPEVDPLDLQLHDNSYKTGENEALPEEKKLSKLQVVGLKTECLDHSSDFISQMNVEETQVPVSFAVMKCEGEDTLMSVSSPVLKSEVDEYAFDLDRFQQAQKVEVSSEEDEVLTESIMDVENSVLQEYTGIDGEEDKLTQCGSHRPDGSDITNLSSNSIKCNICNEVFIKPESLNLHFRIHRTKKSYKCDICGKCFSNSSVLIRHTRVHTGERPFKCDVCGKCFSVSSVLYRHARIHTGEKAFKCDACGKLFSQSGHLKSHSRVHTGERPFKCEECGASFSIKAVLTRHSRMHTHEKPFKCEVCEKCFSESGHLKIHSRIHSGERPFQCNVCGINFPIMASLRRHARIHTQEKPFKCDVCGRCFSESCVLNRHCLTHRNEKPFKCEVCGKCFSESGPLKNHSRLHTGETPFKCNECSMSFSVKAVLKRHVQKHIGERPFKCDICGNCFSESSVLKRHSRIHTGERPFKCESCVKCFSDSSLLIKHNRVHTGDRPYTCDLCGKCFSQSAVLKRHSRIHTGERPFKCEVCEKCFTDSGHLKIHSRIHSGEKPFQCNECGMDFSMKASLKRHARIHTQEKPFKCDVW, encoded by the exons ATGGATGTGATCAAGATGGAACCTGAGGTTGATCCACTGGACTTACAGCTGCATGATAACTCATACAAAACAGGAGAGAATGAGGCTTTACCAGAG gaaaaaaaattatCGAAACTGCAAGTGGTAGGCTTGAAGACAGAATGCCTGGACCACAGCAGTGATTTCATATCCCAGATGAACGTTGAAGAGACACAGGTCCCTGTTAGCTTTGCTGTGATGAAATGTGAAGGTGAAGACACTCTAATGTCTGTCAGCTCTCCTGTGTTGAAgtctgaagttgat GAATATGCATTCGATCTGGATAGATTTCAGCAGGCACAGAAAGTGGAAGTCTCTTCAGAAGAGGATGAAGTGTTGACTGAGAG CATTATGGATGTTGAGAATAGTGTGTTACAAGAATACACCGGAATTGATGGTGAAGAAGACAAATTGACACAGTGTGGTAGTCACAGACCAGATGGTTCAGATATTACTAATTTAAGCAGTAATTCTATCAAGTGTAATATATGCAACGAGGTTTTTATAAAGCCAGAATCTCTGAATCTTCATTTCCGTATACACAGAACCAAAAAATCATATAAATGCGATATCTGTGGGAAGTGTTTCTCAAATTCGTCAGTTCTAATCAGACATACACGGGTTCACACAGGGGAAAGGCCTTTCAAATGCgacgtgtgtggaaagtgtttctcagtaTCGTCAGTTTTATACAGACATGCACGCATACATACAGGAGAAAAGGCATTCAAGTGTGACGCGTGTGGCAAGCTTTTCTCACAATCGGGACATTTGAAGAGTCACTCCCGCGTACATACGGGCGAGAGGCCATTTAAATGCGAGGAATGCGGTGCGTCTTTTTCGATTAAGGCAGTTTTGACAAGGCATTCACGCATGCACACACACGAAAAGCCATTTAAATGCgaggtttgtgaaaagtgttttTCAGAATCGGGCCACCTTAAAATTCACTCCAGGATTCACTCTGGCGAGCGACCATTTCAATGCAATGTATGTGGAATTAATTTTCCAATCATGGCAAGTTTAAGAAGGCATGCACGCATACACACGCAAGaaaagcctttcaaatgcgatgtctgtggaagATGTTTTTCAGAATCATGCGTGTTAAACAGACATTGTCTGACGCACAGAAACGAAAAGCCTTTTAAGTGTGAggtctgtggaaagtgtttctcggaATCAGGGCCCCTGAAGAATCATTCCCGCCTACACACCGGCGAGACTCCATTTAAATGTAATGAATGTTCCATGTCTTTTTCAGTGAAGGCTGTTTTGAAGAGGCATGTACAAAAACATATAGGCGAACGGCCATTCAAATGTGATATCTGTGGAAACTGTTTCTCAGAATCGTCTGTTTTAAAGAGGCATTCTCGCATTCATACAGGCGAAAGGCCTTTCAAATGTGAGTCATGTGTAAAGTGTTTCTCAGATTCGAGTCTACTTATAAAACACAACCGTGTACACACGGGTGATAGACCATACACGTGCGatctttgtggaaagtgtttctcacaatCGGCTGTTCTAAAAAGGCATTCTCGCATACATACAGGCGAACGGCCATTTAAATGCGAGGTTTGTGAGAAGTGTTTCACAGATTCGGGCCACCTTAAAATTCACTCCCGGATACACTCTGGCGAGAAACCATTTCAATGCAATGAATGTGgaatggatttttcaatgaaggCAAGTTTAAAAAGGCATGCACGCATACACACGCAAGAAAAGCCCTTCAAATGCGATGTCTGGTGA
- the LOC138691917 gene encoding uncharacterized protein isoform X1: MPQTIPAPMSTPASKITASTAYAGMNKDACQQGNSMIGEQLRGYQQPSLLFNVVPTAEDTDMNTSKMELFPSASATPPSKLGPGVAKRKLFSSPHFSSSPRSNKLKMAALKAKVKRLEKKLQCL; this comes from the exons ATGCCTCAAACAATTCCTGCTCCTATGAGTACTCCAGCTTCAAAGATTACTGCTTCGACGGCATATGCCGGGATGAATAAAGATGCATGCCAACAAG ggaacagtatgattggtgaacagctgaggggctatcagcaaccatcgctcctattcaatgtggttcccacagctgaag ataCTGACATGAATACATCCAAGATGGAACTGTTTCCTTCAGCTTCAGCTACACCTCCTTCCAAACTTG gtcctggtgttgcaaaacgaaaacttttctcgagtcctcacttctcatcttcacccaggagcaacaaactaaaaatggcagctctgaaagcaaaggtgaagagactggagaaaaaattgcagtgtctttaa
- the LOC138691917 gene encoding uncharacterized protein isoform X2 yields the protein MPQTIPAPMSTPASKITASTAYAGMNKDACQQGNSMIGEQLRGYQQPSLLFNVVPTAEGPGVAKRKLFSSPHFSSSPRSNKLKMAALKAKVKRLEKKLQCL from the exons ATGCCTCAAACAATTCCTGCTCCTATGAGTACTCCAGCTTCAAAGATTACTGCTTCGACGGCATATGCCGGGATGAATAAAGATGCATGCCAACAAG ggaacagtatgattggtgaacagctgaggggctatcagcaaccatcgctcctattcaatgtggttcccacagctgaag gtcctggtgttgcaaaacgaaaacttttctcgagtcctcacttctcatcttcacccaggagcaacaaactaaaaatggcagctctgaaagcaaaggtgaagagactggagaaaaaattgcagtgtctttaa
- the LOC138691920 gene encoding probable serine/threonine-protein kinase kinX isoform X4, whose amino-acid sequence MEPALDLLGSQLHDDTYEMEGNEPLSEERNLSHLEVSGMKTESVDQSYDQKSEMKVEDTTPVPINFPMVKSEVPIKVEDTTPVPINFPVVKSEVPINVEDTIPVPISFPMLKTDVDEDLLDLDSVHEAEIVELTSEEDEVLIDTCDG is encoded by the exons ATGGAACCTGCACTTGATCTGCTGGGCTCACAACTACATGATGACACATACGAAATGGAAGGAAATGAACCCTTGTCGGAG GAAAGGAATTTATCGCATCTGGAAGTGTCTGGCATGAAGACAGAAAGTGTGGACCAGAGTTACGATCAGAAATCAGAGATGAAGGTTGAAGACACCACACCAGTGCCTATTAACTTTCCTATGGTGAAATCTGAAGTTCCAATAAAGGTTGAAGACACCACACCAGTGCCTATTAACTTTCCTGTGGTGAAATCTGAAGTTCCAATAAATGTTGAAGATACCATACCAGTGCCTATCAGCTTTCCTATGCTGAAAACTGATGTCGAT GAAGATTTGTTGGATTTGGACAGTGTTCACGAGGCAGAGATAGTGGAATTAACTTCAGAGGAGGATGAAGTGTTGATCGACAC